The Lepeophtheirus salmonis chromosome 6, UVic_Lsal_1.4, whole genome shotgun sequence DNA window CCGTCCAGTGCAGGCTTGTTCCGGTCCAGTTGAGTCCTTCATtttagtcctaaaacttataaagcttGAACTTTGATGACGTAACTcaacttaatttcttcttttttaatcatttctagtaCTCACAGTCCGAAGGGTCGAAAGTCTCAAGGAGGACTAATAGGACTGGTCCTCAGACTGGACTTGACTGAATAAGTAAGGACTGACGCAAATGTACAATCGAGTATCTCTTTACTTGCATAGATTCccgaaataaattaaataatacattataaacttttgtatatatcttccatttttttaaaaagaaataaataaataaatagaatcaaaatttagttaataaaatttacaactccACTCATTTGGTTATCCACTCTTATTGCTTACAGTTTTGTGTTGATATGTACAAAAGAAGATTGACTCTCAAGTTACCTCTACATACATGAAGccatgaataaaatacaaaaagttgaCAAATGCTTTTCTGATGAAAAGTTTACATCCTTTGCGGGTTATTATGAAGTGGACAGCTATGAAGATGTTGGGAATTTTTTACGGACTGTTCATGATGGTAAGGGTAGCTGTTAACTAAATTAAAACCATACCCGGATAATATCAACACTTCCTTCCAAGCAAGAATGTTGCTCTTATCCAAAGTAAAGGTGGGAAAAATTATATTCGTTGCTCTCAACACAAATGCAAGCTAGAATGATctaaatcaaattgattttagaaTACTaatgtattctttgacgaattataatacataggtataaactataaagtcgTACCTGGAATCTGTTTGCGCTTGAATGACGGAGAGCAATGCTGGGAAGttataagtctttgttggatcctgagtagaattgaggatcgacataagAATCGTTCTTGCTTATATCATTACCATATATAGAGTGGGGGTTGTGTTAATGAGTGTGGTCTGAATAGTTTTATACCTAACAAAGattccatacatttttttaaaattttatttttgaacatagttTCTCCTTGTAAATCTACGTAGTTCTCACAGccatgctcccatctctgtaacctgtCTAAATAGTACTCGTCGTTTTTCtaagcaaaataattgttcacaagatactttttgtttttggatcaattacttcgagttggattgacttagatacgttaaattttaacacaacaatcATTTATTTGACATGTGAGTGTAGTACATTTAAATGGAAGATCTTCcctcaggaataaaataataaagataacctaaaattaacatggtcatcctcataatttgaagaatgtttaaattaaatgcatcttagctatcatgacatttcaataaatgagatgcaaagaaataaatacacacCCTATTTTGTATCTAGCAATGACATTGTTACGTGCTTATTATTTACGAGAATGAATGTTAAAAGTTAATCAcactttctttaaaatattgtcaaagCATTACAATATTAAACATGCATTTTCAATACATATGGCATTTgcaatatgaatttatatttgatccACGTCAGTCATAGTAGCTTCAAAGACATTGATTGACAGCTTTCAAAgcttattaaaagttatttggaCTTTGCATTTGAGATTTTCtcttaaaaactattttctcaGCCTTCATGTATTTTAAAGGTTTACATATAGGAATAGCCGTTTTTAGGATGCACTTGCACTAGGCCCAGCTACTGACTGGAGCCCCCAAGGGTTAGATAGGATATTATAAGAACATTTACATGGTTTAAAAGGAAAACGTGGACTGGTAATTAACTCTCgttttgtaattataatgaGGAGGttttgcaattattatttttaacattctaACGCAGGAATTAATGTGGAAAATATTATGAGCactgtgaagtgctccaggagcatCGTTTTCAAAAGttggagaataaaaaataattacaaaaatctgaGTTCCTGGCCAGTCTGGAGAAGAGGATAAAGTAAACCCcaacaaaatccatgaatcaccTGTCCAATGTCCAACGAGTTATCTGAGGTAGAGaagaccatcaggagggctgtaAAGGACTACTTGTGATTGTTTTCAAACACGAGGATCCACTGCCACTGTCTGACTTAATCTTTGAAGGCCAGAAGGCTTGAGATGTGTAAAAAAGTCCTCaaatggatattaaaaaaatggaaaaaggtGAAAATTATCTGAgagaagaagattttcacagtggaTATAATGTACACCAGGAGCAATAACTGCtgtcttgaaaaaaacaaaagaagaggttcATATGGTATACCGAACCAAACATCCGGCCAAAATAATGGTCCTTGGGATTGGGGCtgcttatgtaaaaaaaaattatcctttcttcttcaagacCAGGAGAACATCTTCTATAAAGTTACTCCAGTACACCATCTTGCTATGGTTGAATGCAGACTACATGGGGATAAATCgtgtataaatacaaaatagtcCACTGTCACACACATCAGTAAAAAGCGTAATGATCTGGAAGAAAAACAGGCGGAATTTAGTGTCAGGAAATGTTTTCTATATCCCTTTCAGATTTGAATCCCCTGGAGTATGCTGTGTGGAGTGCCTTGCAGAAGTAGACCAACCGAACTCTTCACTCAAGTGTATACTCGCTGAAGGGTCTCAATTGTGGCTGAGTGAGACAGCATATACAAGAAGTTTTTGATCAAACCATAACAGCCTTTTTGGCACCGTGTAGAGCCTGTGATTACTGCTGATGGGGGCCATATTGAATCACCATATTTGCAAAGGGTTTATATGTTTTGCTTATGAACCCTGTATGTAAGTACAATGAGGTAAAACATGGATTACTTTTGTGCCAATGGATGAACttttagccaaaaataacacttatttaaaattaggaCTGGACTGCTTTTATCAGAGTTGTATTCAAATCCACTTTTCaggcatttataaatattctgtcTGAATCAGTCAcatagaaaaatttggtctacaTCGACTCCAAGACAAATTGGACTCTGACTGGGTTTCACGTAAAATTCGGTCTGTACTTTATTCAAAGTCACTTTTCGTACATTAAAAGATGTTCTGTTTGTATgagtcttaaataaaaaatagatccaCATCAGcccaaaagaaaaatcaacTATATCTAtttggttaaattaaaataaatagatctttCATCAACCAAACTAAAGATCATTTACTAGCAAAATGTGCTGTGCAGGTAAGCAAAATTGTTAAACTCCAAAAAGTATATGTAACCTGACATACAGATGCTTTATGGAATAACGTTCGTCTGAACATCATGCAGAGACTCTCCAAgactctaaaatatattttttaaataggactGAGAATAAGGATGGCGGAGGGGGTCACAAAATGATGCCAACTCtgtcgactacaccttttgtgtaCATGTAAAGGGAAGGCCTGTtttgtccgtcatccaaacaccgagtccttcaaagtcactgtcagccagcactgggacaccatgataGGGGAATACATCTACAGCGGTTGCCAGTTCTTCTGCATCagcttggaagccatcattgccactaagggggctctcttaattattaagagagcttagaggcacatccatttatagtattaattttgttgaaactttatcgttaattaatcaattatattttgttaaagtttatCATTCAaggtattcagattttaatgtactacTCGGTATAGCTTTGGTAAGACAGGGTCAAAAATTTCACtcgaaaaaagattcaaaaatttgtaatagaAAAAAGGACTATAAGTTTGTAacataaaacagtttttatattaCACCAACAACCCTAAAGGAtggtctttttaaattaatatatcttctttcAAAGTAGCTATTTTGTAGtggtgtagaattgaggatgggaTTCGAAGTCATTCTTGCACATACTATTGTCAGATACGGAGagggaatttgtgtttatttccttcaattcATACCCGGAAGCAGCTAATCTAAagaaacgccatgacagctaagctgatttCCTCTcaatcatatttcaaattgtcagggtttatttttttaaaacaaaaagcgGGAGCGGCTTTGTTGTAATAGGCAATATGAACACgcttttatattttccaaagctgttaatattattatttaattcttgaagacacaacatctaagtataaagtaataactactgGGTGTGTTCATGAAAGATGGAGGGTAACAATGATAGTTAGCTATTCGGGAATAATAAGTGCGAGTCCTTTTTAagctccgagtagaattgaagattaacAAAAGATTAGTTACTGCTAATGTTCTGATGAGTGGAATATGTCCTTATTTCCATCCTCTCACGGTTACTTGcagcttatctaatgaaacgacatgatagctaagctgctcttctccaaaacatttttcaaattgtgaggctGACGACGTTAACTAcgtatatttttggaatattgaAAGATCATATTTTTGTCATCACTgctaaaaatgaatgaatgaacctttaatttggtttattattattgaaagttAATTGTTCATCATCTTAAAAAGtttgattacttatttttcaaaaattatttttgagtacattttttttatgtttctaacttcaattccattttttaaattactgcaTCCGTTCTGTGTCTTTCCTGCtgttgaatattgattttttttacctccTTCAAGGAAGTTGAAGTTTATGTTTTCGGCTcggtttgtttgtctgtttattTGCTGAAAAAGTTAAACATCGATGTTATAGAAACTATGCTGAAGAGTTATATATCATAACAGTAccaagtggtacattaaaatctgaatacctagaattataaacttcaacaaaatataatttattaattaacattataatttcaacaaaattaataccataaatagatgtgtttctgagctctcttaGTCATTAATTTtgccgcccttagtggcaatgatggcttccaagctGATGCAGAAGACCTGGCAACCGCTACAGATGTATTCCCCTATCAttgtgtcccagtgctggctgatagtggctttgaaacaaaagtatcaaaaaagagttcaaaagaactcaaaagactaatttaaaagagttttgcaacggaacCTCTTCTTAACAATGTAGATGGTCTTAGGAGCAATTCCCGTCATCCACCTCTGTAGATTTGTGACTCgcacgaagaagagttgatgccctaagccttgaatctcTCTGCGATGACATTTCTTGTCagatttaaaaagttcaaaagtagCAGGTGCTTCATATATATGTCTACCTATACAATTACAGACAGTTCAAATTTCCGCACAtagaacctctcaaatcaatgtAATACAACTGTGTAAGTTTCATGTTTCCActcagaaatttaaaatatcctttaagttaattaaacatcatgtttcgaaaataaattttcgtCAATTCCTCAACTAAAGTTCACGGTATCTTTCAAAaacttactttaaaattaatctttttaatattttccagaTATCTTTTGGAAAGTCACCTATCACACTGGCCTCTCAGACACACACATCACTAGTATTTTTGCCAAGAGTTTAAAATGGCTAGAATTTGAAACTGCGAATGGGCCTTTTAATAAGAACTCAATGTTTATCAATTTTAGTATCGGAGAtggtttttttaagcaaaagaaaaagtttacaaTTGGAAAGACCTTCATTTTGAATCAACCCTTTTCTACAGAGCCCTTGACTGTAAGTTAATCATGTTAGCCATCGTTTATTAACTTTGTTcgttaattaaaagttttcaaattcgTCTTGTTGCaacttaaaaatgaacaatttggTGTTCTTGTAGTTAGAGGGAGGACGGATCATGGACCGGGATCCGAAGTACCCGGGCacggtataagtaaacatgCATTATTAGAAAAGATCTACGATCTTATACCCGAACCGGCTTCGGGTACCTGACCTTTTACAGATTATAACAAAGATCTGACCGACTTTttgatcttaaaaagcttatcttaataaaattatcttttggtacacattttatttatttctatttttcagcattaaaatttaaacgagaggtttttgatgacatttatttaacaaaatcatctgaaaatagtgctccaCACAACTTTTAATCATTATGTGAGTCCTCAGCTCTAATATTTGCCTCAATACAAGACCTAAATCTCATACAAACCTTTCCGACGTAGTCAGACTCGAGATTGgttcactccttcttgatggaagcctctacagactggacactcctgtgaggagtgtCCTCGCCTCCAGACGCACCTAGATAGAGTATTGGAAGGGGTTTGCGGAGAGGAGggcggccacatgttgaggtcccaaaagtgcagaaagttgtctctcagggaGGCCTGGTTCTTAACGTCacaatgacacggagctcccTCTAGAGAGAAAACAAAGTCCCACACTTTACTCAACCACAAAGTAGTACTTTCTTATTCTGAAGTTCGATGTGAGCATCAGTattgagccactccttcctCTTCCCAAAAATAGGAGGCTGACTTCGCCAGTACTGgccactggatttttttttctgtagacATATCTCACTGAAGCTGAAGCATTGTCTGGATATTCAATTGTGATGTAGTGGTTGTTCTGCTGATTGATATCCAGGCTGTTGGGACTCTGTTTGATCGTTTCCACCTTTCTCCGCTTTAAGAAGGTCCGCTGAGGAGGTTTTTGAAGCGGAGATCATCAGTGAGGATTCTAAAATCTGTTTG harbors:
- the LOC121119272 gene encoding uncharacterized protein, producing MNKIQKVDKCFSDEKFTSFAGYYEVDSYEDVGNFLRTVHDDIFWKVTYHTGLSDTHITSIFAKSLKWLEFETANGPFNKNSMFINFSIGDGFFKQKKKFTIGKTFILNQPFSTEPLTIKVSWDPNKENLVFSYSTNKGDVIWKCSKNDRGINLIGKRRKNEPHARLSMKRIYSTNDEDGAKS